The genomic window AGATAATCGGTTCAGCGACCTCGTTGAACTGGCTCACGCTGTCACCGCTCGGGCTCGGCGTCATCGAGCGGCTTGACGACCATCAATTCGTTGCCTCGGTCGTCAATGACCTTAATGGCGATCTTCTTGCGCTCGCCCGCGGAGAACGGTTCACTGACGGTGCCGGCGAGATGTTCCCAGACCGAATCCTCATAGGTCCCCTTGAGGGCACGCTTGAGGTTGTCCCAGGCGCTGGTTCTGGGAAAGAAGGCCTGGCTCACGCGGAAGACCAGGTCATCGTAATCGGTGTCCAGGAACCACGCCGGGACATCATCTCCCTTCCGGTGATCGTTATCCATCGTGATCGGATCGAAGACATCGAGACCCAGCAGTTCGATGCGATAGAGCGGGCCGTTGCCGTTCTTCCGCTTGAGCCGAATGAGCCTGAGATCTGGGGCGCCCGTCACCGAGAAGATCTGACTGGCGCGTGTGGTCTTGAGAAGATCCGACATTACAAGGTCCATGGTGGCCTGAACGTAGGTGGCAGGCAGGCCCACCACCTGCTCGCAGTTCTGAATCAACTTGCTGGCGCCCGGCTGGATGGCAAAGCCAACCACGAAAAGGTGCGTATAGCTCTTGAGGTTGGCCTCCTTGGCTGCGGCGAACACCATCTGCTCGGTCACCGGTCCATGCTCCGGACCGAAGATGAATGCCACCGGCTTGCCCCGCTTCATGTCGAGCGACTTCTGCGTGGCTGCCTCCTCGGCCAAGTCCTCCAGGGTCGGTATTGCAACCTCCGCCTCGGCGTGCAGGTCCATTGCTTTCGCCGGGCGACGGATGTTCTTGAGGGTCACCGTCTGATTGCCTGCGAGCCGCAGTGTGGGGGAGCGCCTCAGGACTTCAATCATCCGGCTGATCGGGTCGATCTCGTAGGTGTCCTCACGGTCCTTGACCCTCTCTGATGGCTCTACCTCGATGGCCGTGGGGATGGTCGCTTCGACCACAAACGGTCCGGAGACCCGAATAACTCCGGACTCGACCTCCGGCCGGTCCACGAGGACTTCCTCCTGGGGCGGTTCGTTCTGCGCGATCGATTTTAGAGTGATATGCGGGACGATCCCGCCGACCTCTTCCCTCTTCTGGTTCTGCTTGCGCGTGTAGACGAAGCCGCCGGATGGACCACGGGACGGATCGCGAAGCTCAAAGTACGGGAAGGTCGCAGTCAGGAGCCGTTGCCGGGCCAAGGCCAGCGGGACCCGGCTTGTGTCAATCGTGATCCATCGCCGCCCCCATTGCTCCGCCACATAGGCTGTCGTCCCGCTCCCGCACGTCGGGTCCAGTACCAGATCGCCCGGGTCGGTGGTCATGAGGAGGCAACGATCAACGACTTTGGAGTTAGTTTGAACAACGTAGAGCTTTCGGTCGCTTGTAAAGCCAGCGATACCGGTGTCTTTCCAGAGATCCGACAGAGGATAGACTGGGAAATCGTCCATGTACCGTTTGTATCGGAGAGTGTTCCCTGCAACGATTAGTCGTTTGGCTTTCGCTAGCCGTGTTAAGCCCTCCTTATTCGTTGACCAATAGCGGTTGCCGGGTGTAAAAGTCTGTCCGTTGTACTCGAATGGCTCTGAAGGATTGTAATGTGAAGAGGTAAGGTCACTTGCGGTGAAAATGCGCCAGCCTTTTGGTAGGAGACGAGGGTCTTCTTTCTCCTCGAAGGTAAGTCGCCTTTGCACTTTCCGGTCGGGTGATTCCACCCAGTCGTAGCCACTGGCCCCGTCGCCACCGGAATCTTTCGGCTGATAGATTTGCCGATACTTGATGCTGCGCTTGTCCCTGGCAAACCAAAGCAGCGAGTCACTTACCCACGGTAGCAGTTCTAGCGTTTGGGTGCTTGTCTTCACAAAGGTAATCATTGCACAGAAGTTTTCCGGCCCAAACACCTCATCCATCAACTCGCGCACGTGATGCACATTCTCATCGCTGATCTGGACGAAGACGCTGCCCTTCTCGTTCAGTAGCTCCCTTGCCAGAAGCAACCGATCGCGGAGATACGTGAGGTACGAGTGTAACCCCAGCTCCCAGGTGTCGCGGTAGGCCTGGACCGTCTCGGGCTCGCGGGTCAGATCGCCGTCGTCGCCGTGCTTCACGTCGCGCCGTCGGATGAAAGGCTGGAAATTGGAGCCGAACTTGACCCCGTACGGCGGGTCCATAAAAATCATCTGGACCTGACCGCCCAGTCCCTCATATTGGAGCAGGCTGTTCATGACCACCAGGCTGTCGCCCAGGATCAGGCGGTTGACCCAGTCGATCTGGTACTCATAGGCCCTGAGCAGCCGGTCGGTGACATCCAGCTCTTCATCGGCGAAGAGGGCGAGTGTCTGCTGCCTGTCGCGCTTATGGGATTTGACGGATTGCAGGATCGCTTGCGTCGAGAGGCGCTCATGGACGAAGAGGGGGAGGGTCGGAACCGTCAGCTCATGCCGTTCCGCCTTCCCGGTCCAGTTAAGAAACGGCTGTGACATCCGCCGAAGTTCGGCGGCTGCAAGCCTCGCTTCAGTGAGATCAGTAGCCTGCTCGATTCTCGCAATCAGAGCTTCGGCGCGCTCGCGGTCGGCGTTCCCGTCCCACGACAGGGCCGGGTCGAGGCTGGGATCGTAGCGGTAGGTCTTCGGGGCCTTCTTCTGCTTGAACTGCGATTGCAACCCGACATCGGGCCGCAGGAGGAGTTTTTCCTCGTGGTCATAGGCTTGCGCCTCCTGTCTGTTCTTTGTTTTACCTGGATCTCGCGGTGTCTTCTTTGCCATAGTATTTCTCCCTACAACCGGAAAGAACCCTATAGCCCACCTTCCAGAATCCTGGTGATCAATTATCGCAGCATTTCATATCATGTCAGGCTTAGCTAAGATATGAGCACCCATGCAGGAGACGAACACAAACAACCAATTGTCAAGCTGTGATCCTGGGACTAGAACCCGTCGCATTGCTGATAATCTGCGAATACAGTCTTTGGTATAGCCGCAGCGGGTAAGCAGTTTGGATTATGAAAAACGCAGAATCGATACTCAAACGTGGAGCCTTTCAGTTGAACGTTGAATACACCTACAGCGCCGAGATGCTCATACCGCTGACTGGCAAAGCAGCCGTCCTCAGCCAAGTAGCCGGTTGCATACCCTTGCGCCCGCCTACAGTAGAGCGCAATACGCACTACCTCCGGCCATGAGTTCAGAGCTACCCGCAGGTCATCGGCAACGATAAGCATGGTTGGGATCGAGTCCGGCAATTTAGGATACGCCTTGTCAACAGCTTTGCGGACATCCGTCACGGGGTCCGTGCATCCGCCATCTCCAGCAAGGTACTTCGGGCGCTTCAGTCTGAGTGGTAATTCTGGCACTCCTGTCTCCCTAGTAAGGTCCTTCGCTACCTCGCGAATGATCTCAGCCTCCCAGCCTGGACTTTTGACCTCGATGAAGATATTTGGACCTGAATCGTGGCCAACGAGGAACTCCCCTCGCTTGGGCTTACGACCGAGCGGTTCCCACTCCAGAACCTGAAGGCCACATCGTGTTTTGAGAAAATACGTTACGGCAATCTCCGAGAGGGTTTCATCACGTGTCCGCGCATCGTCCCGAAGTCGCGGAAGATACCGATCCCATCCCTCGCGGTCCTTGAGGAATTGGAACCACGTCTCGACCTCGTCGGCCCACTCTCTCCACACAGGGAA from Candidatus Methylomirabilota bacterium includes these protein-coding regions:
- a CDS encoding site-specific DNA-methyltransferase, whose protein sequence is MAKKTPRDPGKTKNRQEAQAYDHEEKLLLRPDVGLQSQFKQKKAPKTYRYDPSLDPALSWDGNADRERAEALIARIEQATDLTEARLAAAELRRMSQPFLNWTGKAERHELTVPTLPLFVHERLSTQAILQSVKSHKRDRQQTLALFADEELDVTDRLLRAYEYQIDWVNRLILGDSLVVMNSLLQYEGLGGQVQMIFMDPPYGVKFGSNFQPFIRRRDVKHGDDGDLTREPETVQAYRDTWELGLHSYLTYLRDRLLLARELLNEKGSVFVQISDENVHHVRELMDEVFGPENFCAMITFVKTSTQTLELLPWVSDSLLWFARDKRSIKYRQIYQPKDSGGDGASGYDWVESPDRKVQRRLTFEEKEDPRLLPKGWRIFTASDLTSSHYNPSEPFEYNGQTFTPGNRYWSTNKEGLTRLAKAKRLIVAGNTLRYKRYMDDFPVYPLSDLWKDTGIAGFTSDRKLYVVQTNSKVVDRCLLMTTDPGDLVLDPTCGSGTTAYVAEQWGRRWITIDTSRVPLALARQRLLTATFPYFELRDPSRGPSGGFVYTRKQNQKREEVGGIVPHITLKSIAQNEPPQEEVLVDRPEVESGVIRVSGPFVVEATIPTAIEVEPSERVKDREDTYEIDPISRMIEVLRRSPTLRLAGNQTVTLKNIRRPAKAMDLHAEAEVAIPTLEDLAEEAATQKSLDMKRGKPVAFIFGPEHGPVTEQMVFAAAKEANLKSYTHLFVVGFAIQPGASKLIQNCEQVVGLPATYVQATMDLVMSDLLKTTRASQIFSVTGAPDLRLIRLKRKNGNGPLYRIELLGLDVFDPITMDNDHRKGDDVPAWFLDTDYDDLVFRVSQAFFPRTSAWDNLKRALKGTYEDSVWEHLAGTVSEPFSAGERKKIAIKVIDDRGNELMVVKPLDDAEPER